Proteins from a genomic interval of Candidatus Krumholzibacteriia bacterium:
- a CDS encoding AzlC family ABC transporter permease, whose amino-acid sequence MCIRSSIVEGIRATAPILVGVVPFGMIYGVVAVSEGLDRLPAILMSSLVFAGASQIAAAELWGQGAPFAIVVATGLVINLRFLMYSASLAPHMTGLSTWQRWVGSYLLTDQAYAVSVIRFQDHTELHRFGFYFGSSIVLWTTWQASSALGVIVGLQVPASWGLEFSVPLMFLALLVPTLRTSTPVLVAVVSGVAAVVLHGLPMHLGLMTAAAIGLFVGAVRERAA is encoded by the coding sequence ATGTGCATTCGTTCGAGCATCGTCGAGGGCATCCGCGCCACCGCCCCCATTCTCGTGGGGGTCGTGCCCTTCGGGATGATCTACGGCGTGGTCGCGGTCTCGGAGGGTCTGGATCGCCTGCCGGCGATCCTCATGTCGTCACTCGTCTTCGCCGGCGCCTCGCAGATCGCCGCGGCCGAGCTGTGGGGCCAGGGCGCTCCCTTCGCGATCGTGGTCGCGACGGGCCTGGTCATCAATCTCCGCTTCCTCATGTACTCGGCGTCGTTGGCTCCGCACATGACCGGCCTGAGCACGTGGCAACGCTGGGTGGGATCCTACCTGCTGACCGATCAGGCCTACGCGGTCTCGGTGATCCGCTTCCAGGACCACACCGAACTCCACCGCTTCGGCTTCTACTTCGGATCGTCGATCGTGCTGTGGACGACGTGGCAGGCCTCGTCGGCTCTCGGCGTGATCGTCGGACTTCAGGTTCCGGCGTCGTGGGGACTGGAATTCTCGGTGCCGCTGATGTTCCTGGCACTCCTGGTCCCCACCCTGCGGACCTCCACGCCCGTCCTGGTGGCCGTCGTGTCGGGCGTCGCCGCGGTCGTCCTCCACGGACTGCCGATGCACCTCGGGCTGATGACCGCGGCCGCGATCGGACTCTTCGTCGGCGCCGTGCGGGAGCGTGCCGCGTGA
- a CDS encoding AzlD domain-containing protein: MSAWAWILALGVGTFAIRASFLLPRGQGEPSPYVKRVLQLVPAAVLSALVTPSLFVIDGALALSWTNERLVAGAIAALVAWRTKSVMVTLVVGMAVLWAARLLG, from the coding sequence GTGAGCGCGTGGGCGTGGATCCTGGCGCTCGGCGTCGGCACCTTCGCGATCCGGGCGTCGTTCCTGTTGCCGCGCGGACAAGGTGAGCCCTCACCCTACGTGAAGCGCGTCCTGCAACTCGTGCCGGCCGCGGTCCTGAGTGCGCTCGTCACGCCGAGCCTGTTCGTGATCGACGGCGCGCTGGCGCTGTCGTGGACGAACGAACGGCTGGTGGCCGGGGCAATCGCCGCCCTCGTGGCATGGCGCACGAAGAGCGTGATGGTGACGCTCGTGGTGGGAATGGCGGTCCTGTGGGCGGCGCGGCTGCTCGGGTGA
- a CDS encoding thiol-activated cytolysin family protein, which yields MTRTALALALSVLFLVAGCSDDAEGPAGPGGGGSTTELGRVLDEAGEFDEFQETYEETEAVEFEETSGNDQYYCTRKTVSLTEGYSDFPQFDPNARIVFPGNLLQGNTLDDATPSEIPVDRGPGTYVITLINGTNTSTVDVDEVSLGSAVDAMNEIIAGTPDDLPARTTVQIERITSREQLGVSLRAEYETLTTEIQGSFEYQSDVSYNRYLVRLTQSYYTIAFQTPTDAGDFFGPDVTSEQLSRYVQPGNPAAYISSVTYGRVFYLLIQSTDSLQEVDASVRGSFDKAVAGGELEADVTYVSELSEVQIGGYALGGVASQAAAALTGDFEALKTFIAEGGTITTGVPLSYTVNAANDPARELKVKVATEYDVVDCAPLSDALPDGIAWYRGSLGVSWYRQDGIYKITRWEDQFGAQRGDDSRDATVPFGGSNFAGYWVPGNPDGGRIPSFEKGSSTIEPTGRMRLPGTALRDTDYTVVAVLNRIGVPPSDDTPAYWLWGDGNVEGQVIRMGFDDSDTFGVSHGGSQKLTTTLDRSIAQLQLYVVTFSQEEGTKIFINGLEKAHDPNLTLPISLFTGASLGVNGATFSSPVGFTTFRMAEMQIYDFVPSDAQRRALEEGLMERYRF from the coding sequence ATGACGCGCACTGCGTTGGCGCTCGCCCTGAGCGTCCTCTTCCTCGTCGCCGGCTGCAGTGACGATGCCGAAGGTCCCGCTGGCCCCGGCGGCGGCGGCTCGACCACCGAACTCGGTCGTGTCCTCGACGAGGCCGGCGAGTTCGACGAGTTCCAGGAGACGTACGAAGAGACCGAGGCGGTCGAATTCGAGGAGACCTCGGGCAACGACCAGTACTACTGCACCCGCAAGACGGTGAGCCTCACCGAGGGCTACAGCGACTTCCCGCAGTTCGATCCGAACGCGCGGATCGTCTTCCCGGGAAACCTGCTGCAGGGCAACACGCTCGACGACGCGACGCCCAGCGAGATCCCCGTCGATCGGGGTCCGGGCACCTACGTGATCACGCTGATCAACGGCACCAACACCTCGACCGTCGACGTCGACGAGGTGAGTCTCGGCAGCGCGGTCGACGCGATGAACGAGATCATTGCGGGCACGCCCGACGACCTTCCGGCCCGCACCACCGTGCAGATCGAGCGGATCACGTCGCGCGAGCAGCTCGGCGTATCCTTGCGCGCGGAGTACGAGACCCTCACCACCGAGATCCAGGGCTCCTTCGAGTACCAGAGCGACGTGAGCTACAACCGCTACCTGGTGCGCCTCACCCAGAGCTACTACACGATCGCCTTCCAGACCCCGACTGACGCCGGCGACTTCTTCGGTCCGGACGTCACGTCCGAGCAGCTCTCCCGCTACGTGCAGCCCGGCAACCCGGCGGCCTACATATCGAGCGTGACCTACGGGCGCGTCTTCTATCTGCTGATCCAGTCGACCGATTCGTTGCAGGAGGTCGACGCCTCGGTGCGCGGGAGCTTCGACAAGGCGGTTGCGGGAGGAGAGCTCGAGGCGGACGTGACCTACGTGAGCGAGCTCAGCGAGGTGCAGATCGGTGGCTACGCGCTCGGCGGCGTCGCGAGTCAGGCCGCGGCCGCCCTCACCGGCGATTTCGAGGCGCTGAAGACCTTCATCGCCGAGGGCGGGACCATCACGACCGGCGTGCCGTTGAGCTACACCGTGAACGCGGCGAACGATCCGGCGCGCGAATTGAAGGTGAAGGTGGCCACCGAGTACGACGTCGTCGACTGCGCGCCGCTGAGCGACGCGCTGCCCGACGGCATCGCCTGGTACCGCGGCAGCCTCGGCGTGAGCTGGTACCGCCAGGACGGCATCTACAAGATCACCCGCTGGGAGGACCAGTTCGGCGCGCAGCGCGGCGACGACAGCCGCGACGCCACCGTGCCCTTCGGCGGCTCGAACTTCGCGGGCTACTGGGTTCCGGGCAATCCCGACGGCGGGCGCATCCCGAGCTTCGAGAAGGGATCGTCGACCATCGAGCCCACCGGCCGCATGCGACTTCCGGGCACCGCGCTGCGTGACACCGACTACACGGTGGTGGCGGTCCTGAACCGGATCGGCGTCCCACCGAGCGACGACACGCCAGCCTACTGGCTGTGGGGCGACGGAAACGTCGAGGGACAGGTCATCCGCATGGGCTTCGACGACAGCGATACCTTCGGCGTGTCCCACGGTGGCAGCCAGAAGCTGACGACCACGCTCGATCGCTCGATCGCCCAGCTGCAGCTGTACGTCGTGACCTTCAGCCAGGAAGAGGGCACGAAGATCTTCATCAACGGTCTCGAGAAGGCCCACGATCCGAACCTGACGCTGCCCATCTCGCTGTTCACCGGTGCGAGCCTCGGCGTCAACGGTGCGACGTTCAGCAGTCCGGTGGGCTTCACCACGTTCCGCATGGCCGAGATGCAGATCTACGACTTCGTGCCGAGCGACGCGCAGCGGCGCGCGCTCGAGGAAGGGTTGATGGAGCGGTACCGGTTCTGA
- a CDS encoding EthD family reductase has translation MAEVRLHVLYPHPTDVDQFEQDYAQHVVLLHEKMQIPADARPYSITRFVTTPLGPPSHHQMFTMPFPSAEALQEAMVSPAMQEVAADAVRISSGGPPVILVGAEHVME, from the coding sequence ATGGCCGAAGTCCGACTGCACGTCCTGTATCCCCACCCGACCGACGTCGACCAGTTCGAGCAGGACTACGCGCAGCACGTCGTGCTGCTTCACGAGAAGATGCAGATCCCGGCCGACGCACGGCCCTACTCGATCACGCGCTTCGTCACGACGCCGCTGGGTCCGCCCTCCCACCACCAGATGTTCACGATGCCCTTCCCGTCGGCCGAGGCGCTGCAAGAGGCCATGGTCAGCCCGGCGATGCAGGAAGTCGCCGCGGACGCGGTGCGCATCTCCTCGGGCGGTCCGCCCGTCATCCTGGTGGGCGCGGAGCACGTGATGGAGTGA
- a CDS encoding protein kinase: MIGRKLAHYEVTAAVGRGGMGEVYRARDTKLEREVALKILPAEMSDDPERKARFEREARSLASLQHPNVASIYGFEEADGIRFLVMELVEGEDLSQRLRNGPIPPEEARSIAAQIAAGLETAHEAGLVHRDLKPANVMVSPVGDVKILDFGLARAWFGDVDEDADPSMSPTITAAMTQAGAILGTAAYMSPEQARGKKVDRRADIWAFGVILYEMLVGEKLFEAETVSDTMAAVLRAEPDWSRLPAEQAPDLAQLTERCLQRDPRNRLRDIGEARLLLEPGGLALSTMGASAIAAPEPASRRSWPAFVALAIVALVAGGLLAPLVLPKGESAPVVYAMIPPPEGNEFDVDGSSPGPARLSPDGTMMAFSALDENGRVMLWLRQVGAREATMLTGTESAAYPFWSPDSQTIGFFDMEGRRLRKVAAVGGPPTTLCPAPNGKGGTWNEAGDIIFAADASVGLSHVASTGGEATPLTTPEGQENSHRHPRFLPDGEHYIYLVRTNDAEGGHFPIRMGRLGSDETRDLTTSQAAAEYHDGHLMTVREGVLMTTPFPQPWDGEIVGGVPLVENVAVLSRDSAIAVYSIAQTGMTVFQVGSPGSDRILTRKNLDTGETVTIGEPGSVDFPRVSPDGRRAVVQIVSEGEAATDLWIVMLDSGLQTRLSFAPGQETRAVWTPDGSAVVYSSLHQASHRILLHPIEGNAVPRVLAESDQALWPSSIHPSGETILVTMKGTEPAANDLDMGVLPIDGSSEPEVFLDLGEDLAGGGIYSPDGRWIAFNATSEQGFDVFVVSAENPARKWQVTRTGSVWPEWSADGSTLYTVAFGGDLLVTSVDGSGDTFRVGATRTGIRSVVPTGNGRAFSLAPQGEFVFQSSPMSEGNASVSPLHLVTDWRRGLLR, encoded by the coding sequence TTGATCGGACGAAAACTGGCCCACTACGAGGTCACCGCCGCCGTCGGCCGTGGCGGCATGGGCGAGGTCTACCGCGCCCGCGACACCAAGCTCGAACGCGAGGTCGCCCTCAAGATCCTGCCGGCGGAGATGTCGGACGATCCCGAACGCAAGGCCCGCTTCGAGCGCGAGGCGCGTTCGCTCGCCAGCCTCCAGCACCCGAACGTGGCCTCGATCTACGGCTTCGAGGAGGCGGACGGGATCCGCTTCCTGGTGATGGAACTCGTCGAGGGCGAGGACCTCTCCCAGCGCCTGCGCAACGGACCGATCCCGCCGGAGGAAGCACGGTCGATCGCCGCCCAGATCGCCGCGGGGCTCGAAACGGCGCACGAGGCCGGTCTGGTCCATCGCGACCTCAAGCCCGCGAACGTCATGGTCTCGCCGGTCGGCGACGTGAAGATCCTCGACTTCGGATTGGCGCGCGCGTGGTTCGGCGACGTCGACGAGGACGCCGACCCGTCCATGTCGCCCACGATCACGGCGGCCATGACCCAGGCCGGCGCGATCCTCGGAACCGCCGCCTACATGTCGCCCGAGCAGGCGCGCGGCAAGAAGGTCGACCGCCGCGCCGACATCTGGGCCTTCGGCGTGATCCTCTACGAGATGCTGGTCGGCGAGAAGCTGTTCGAGGCCGAGACGGTCAGCGACACGATGGCCGCGGTGCTGCGCGCCGAGCCCGACTGGAGCCGGCTGCCCGCGGAGCAGGCACCCGACCTCGCCCAGTTGACCGAACGCTGCCTGCAACGCGATCCGCGGAATCGTCTGCGGGACATCGGCGAGGCGCGGTTGCTCCTCGAGCCAGGAGGACTCGCGCTGTCGACGATGGGGGCGAGTGCCATCGCCGCGCCCGAGCCCGCGAGTCGCCGCTCGTGGCCCGCCTTCGTCGCGCTCGCGATCGTGGCTCTCGTCGCGGGTGGATTGCTGGCCCCGCTGGTGCTGCCGAAGGGTGAATCCGCGCCGGTCGTCTACGCCATGATCCCGCCGCCCGAGGGGAACGAGTTCGACGTCGACGGAAGTTCGCCGGGTCCGGCCCGGCTCTCGCCCGACGGCACCATGATGGCGTTCTCGGCGCTCGACGAGAACGGTCGCGTGATGCTCTGGCTGCGCCAGGTCGGCGCCCGCGAAGCCACCATGCTGACGGGCACGGAATCCGCGGCCTATCCGTTCTGGTCGCCCGACAGCCAGACGATCGGTTTCTTCGACATGGAGGGCCGGCGTCTTCGCAAGGTCGCTGCCGTCGGCGGTCCGCCCACGACGCTGTGCCCCGCGCCGAACGGCAAGGGCGGAACCTGGAACGAGGCCGGAGACATCATCTTCGCTGCCGACGCCAGTGTCGGCCTGAGCCACGTGGCGTCGACCGGTGGCGAGGCGACGCCGCTCACCACGCCCGAAGGGCAGGAGAATTCGCACCGTCATCCGCGTTTCCTGCCCGATGGCGAACACTACATCTATCTCGTGCGGACCAACGACGCGGAAGGCGGTCACTTCCCGATCCGCATGGGTCGTCTGGGCAGTGACGAGACCCGTGATCTCACGACGTCGCAGGCCGCGGCCGAGTACCACGACGGACACCTGATGACGGTGCGCGAGGGCGTCTTGATGACCACGCCGTTCCCGCAGCCGTGGGACGGCGAGATCGTCGGTGGCGTGCCCCTCGTGGAGAACGTGGCCGTCCTGAGCCGGGACTCGGCGATCGCCGTCTACTCGATCGCGCAGACCGGCATGACCGTCTTCCAGGTCGGCAGTCCGGGATCCGACCGTATCCTCACCCGGAAGAATCTCGACACCGGCGAGACGGTGACGATCGGAGAGCCCGGATCCGTCGACTTCCCCCGTGTTTCTCCCGACGGCCGCCGGGCCGTCGTGCAGATCGTGAGCGAGGGAGAGGCGGCGACCGATCTCTGGATCGTCATGCTGGATTCGGGGCTGCAGACGCGCCTGAGTTTCGCTCCGGGACAGGAGACGCGGGCCGTCTGGACGCCGGACGGATCGGCCGTGGTCTACTCGAGCCTTCACCAGGCCAGTCACCGGATCCTGCTGCACCCGATCGAGGGCAATGCCGTTCCGCGCGTGCTCGCGGAGAGCGACCAGGCACTGTGGCCGTCGTCGATCCATCCTTCGGGCGAGACGATCCTCGTCACCATGAAGGGGACCGAGCCGGCCGCGAACGACCTCGACATGGGAGTGCTCCCCATCGACGGGAGTTCGGAGCCCGAGGTCTTCCTCGATCTCGGCGAGGATCTCGCCGGCGGCGGGATCTACAGTCCGGACGGACGATGGATCGCCTTCAACGCCACGTCCGAGCAGGGCTTCGACGTCTTCGTCGTGTCCGCGGAGAATCCGGCGCGCAAGTGGCAGGTGACTCGTACCGGTTCGGTCTGGCCCGAATGGTCCGCCGACGGGTCGACGCTCTACACCGTGGCATTCGGCGGTGACCTTCTCGTGACTTCGGTCGACGGGAGTGGGGACACCTTTCGGGTCGGGGCGACGCGGACCGGCATCCGTTCGGTGGTGCCGACGGGCAACGGCCGAGCCTTCAGTCTGGCGCCACAGGGCGAGTTCGTGTTCCAGAGCAGCCCGATGAGTGAAGGGAACGCGTCGGTCTCCCCCCTGCACCTCGTGACCGACTGGCGTCGGGGACTGTTGCGCTAG